In Acidimicrobiia bacterium, a single window of DNA contains:
- a CDS encoding enoyl-CoA hydratase-related protein, with protein VAHGAQLGLLEHRYGILPDLGGTQRLPRIVGPSKALQLIVTAARIDSAEAERIGLVDVAVSDDDLEDAAAALAETIAAQPPLAVQGAKRAVWAAVSGLSVREGLLVEAEAQAACLRSEDVTEAITAFVERRAPVYRGR; from the coding sequence TCGTCGCGCACGGCGCCCAGCTTGGCTTGCTCGAGCACCGGTACGGGATCCTCCCGGACCTGGGTGGCACCCAGCGGCTGCCGCGGATCGTCGGCCCGTCGAAGGCGCTGCAGCTGATCGTCACCGCGGCGCGCATCGACAGCGCCGAGGCCGAGCGCATCGGCCTCGTCGACGTCGCCGTCAGCGACGACGACCTCGAGGACGCTGCGGCCGCGCTCGCCGAGACGATCGCGGCCCAGCCGCCGCTCGCGGTCCAAGGCGCGAAGCGGGCGGTGTGGGCGGCGGTATCGGGGCTCAGCGTGCGCGAGGGCCTGCTGGTCGAGGCCGAGGCGCAAGCGGCGTGTCTGCGCTCCGAGGACGTGACCGAGGCGATCACCGCGTTCGTCGAGCGGCGAGCACCCGTCTACCGCGGGCGCTGA